TAGCCCAATTAAGGTAGTGGTCGAGCAGGGTGTGAAAATAAGTTTTAAGATCTGATAAGAGGTATATTTCACGAAAGTGTTGGACAGTTTCGGTTTCCAGTTGAAAATAAGTTAGCTGCACACCGATTTGGGAAAGGTTATTTTGAGTCGCAAAGATAAAAGCGTAGATTTTTGCCTGTGCCCAATGAACAGTGTAGCCAGAAGCTGGCAGATCTTCCAGGGGACGGGTGGTCGATTTTATTTCATCGATAACGGGAAATTCGTCGTGATTGGTAAAAATACCATCGGCGCGCCCTTCAATTATAAAATTAAAGCTTTTATAGCTAAGCGAATATTTAAGAGGGACTTCTGCCAGGTAGTCACTTTCAGAATAAGATTTTTGCACTTTCTGATGAGCTTTTGTACCTTCCACAGCGCGTTGGCTTTTCATAAATTGTGAATCAATATCTCCGTGACGATGAAGAAACTCCACAAAGCTTCTGACTGATAACTTAATTTCTGTTAGATTATCCATAAAAATTCCTTTTGTTTTTAGACCAATAAGAGAAAAAGGGTGCACATTTGTGCAGCCCTTTAATTCTCTATGGTAATAATGTTTTTCGAGACGCCATCATCATTAATTTTGGAAAAATAACGGTATAAAATGTCGCGAATATCCTGGGATATACTTACTGTGTAGTCCTCCAGGCCGTAATCGTCTTTTTGGGAGATGATTGAGGCGAGTTCCTCGTCGGTGTAAGGGTCTCCCATCAAATCGATTTCCAGCGTTTTATTGGAGCGATTGATAATGGCACGGATAGTCGTCGTTGTTGAACTGTCCACCTCAGTATTGATGTAGTTTTCCACAACGGTTGTAACTACGGTATTTTGAAATGTGTTATAGGCGGTATACAGGGTGGTTATCGTTGCCGGCAAAGCAATTAGAATGATACCGACAATAATGATTCTTTTAATAAAGATATTATAATTTTTATAAACGCTAAGTTCTGGTCTGAGTTTCATAATTTTTACAATCAAAAAGGTAGCCAGAATGATAAAAAAAGCATTGATGGTAAATAGATATCCGGCGCCTAAAATAAAGTCGATCTTCTGGTTGGCAATCCCATAGCCAACGGTACACATAGGCGGCATTAAAGCGGTGGCAATAGCAACACCAGGGATAACATTTGACTTTTCCCGGCGGGTGGAGCCGATAATTCCAGCTGCGCCTCCAAAGAAAGCAATCAGCATATCAAAAAATGATGGGGAAGTTCTGGCGACTAGTTCGCTGGTCGCGGTATCCAGTGGTGAAAATAAAAAATAGATGCTGGAAGCGATCAGGGCGATAATCACCTGAAGGCCGAATTTAACAAAGGCATCGCGCAAAAGAAATCCATCATAAATAGCGGCACTGTAGCCAATTGTAATGATAGGGTTCATCAGTGGCGAAATCAGCATAGCCCCAATAATAACGGCAGTGGAGTTTACGTTTAATCCTACCGAGGCAACGATGATAGCACAAAACAAAATGATTAAGGGGGCACCATTAAGTCTAATTCCTGAAACTATAGAAGCATGGATTTCTTCAGTAGTTAACTGATCATCATTTAAGTTGTCAATCAGCGAGTTAAACAAATTCAAAAAATATTCTTTCATAAAATCTCCTGTAAAAATTTTTAAGTAAAATTTTGTATCACGAACTGAAGAAAGGATTGTTTGCAGAAAGCTTATTGACATTAAGACTATTCAGTTGTGATTTATGAGTAATCTCCAAGATAGGAGCTTTTAAT
This genomic interval from Eubacteriaceae bacterium ES3 contains the following:
- a CDS encoding DUF389 domain-containing protein; the protein is MKEYFLNLFNSLIDNLNDDQLTTEEIHASIVSGIRLNGAPLIILFCAIIVASVGLNVNSTAVIIGAMLISPLMNPIITIGYSAAIYDGFLLRDAFVKFGLQVIIALIASSIYFLFSPLDTATSELVARTSPSFFDMLIAFFGGAAGIIGSTRREKSNVIPGVAIATALMPPMCTVGYGIANQKIDFILGAGYLFTINAFFIILATFLIVKIMKLRPELSVYKNYNIFIKRIIIVGIILIALPATITTLYTAYNTFQNTVVTTVVENYINTEVDSSTTTTIRAIINRSNKTLEIDLMGDPYTDEELASIISQKDDYGLEDYTVSISQDIRDILYRYFSKINDDGVSKNIITIEN